One part of the Balneolaceae bacterium genome encodes these proteins:
- a CDS encoding RagB/SusD family nutrient uptake outer membrane protein, whose amino-acid sequence MAIQTPIGNGNSHPGMNAFDMQWRADYDGINRANEVLKILDQVDDMTDEEKNRVAAEARFLRGHFYFNLKRMFNMVPWIDETTTNVKQPNDKDIWPFIEDDFQFAMNNLPEIQPNIAKVNKWAAASYLAKSYAYREKWQEAKNLFDNIITQGVTFNRNFI is encoded by the coding sequence GTGGCAATACAAACACCTATTGGTAATGGAAATTCTCACCCTGGAATGAATGCATTTGATATGCAATGGAGGGCTGATTACGACGGTATTAATCGTGCCAACGAGGTCTTAAAAATACTGGATCAAGTAGATGATATGACTGACGAGGAGAAAAATCGAGTTGCAGCAGAAGCCCGTTTTTTAAGGGGTCATTTCTATTTTAACTTGAAAAGGATGTTTAATATGGTTCCATGGATAGATGAGACTACAACTAATGTAAAACAACCTAATGATAAAGATATTTGGCCTTTCATTGAGGATGATTTTCAATTTGCAATGAACAATTTACCTGAGATCCAACCGAACATAGCTAAAGTAAATAAATGGGCAGCTGCATCTTATTTGGCTAAATCTTATGCCTATCGAGAAAAATGGCAAGAAGCAAAAAATCTTTTTGACAATATTATTACTCAGGGTGTTACTTTCAACAGGAATTTCATATGA
- a CDS encoding RagB/SusD family nutrient uptake outer membrane protein, producing the protein MSAINIPVIRFSDVLLMAAEAEVEVGNSEKARDYVNRVRRRAANSEGWVDNDLNRAYAFDIVETESDLTNLSKCFS; encoded by the coding sequence TTGTCAGCAATTAATATTCCTGTTATTCGATTTTCTGATGTGCTTCTAATGGCTGCGGAAGCTGAAGTGGAAGTAGGTAATAGTGAAAAAGCACGTGATTATGTAAATAGAGTTCGTCGACGAGCTGCAAATTCTGAGGGTTGGGTTGATAATGACCTTAACAGAGCGTATGCATTTGATATTGTAGAAACCGAATCAGATTTGACAAACCTCAGTAAATGCTTCAGCTGA
- a CDS encoding metallophosphoesterase yields the protein MGQPVLHQSLDKMKECVEFMNREEVDFLVELGDFVNGAEEETLGHLHEIENLYSTFRGPRYHVLGNHDLDSLSKMQFQSVISNTGLEESATWYSFDREVSMWWCWMQILRPMVTTMIPETSTGPMRIYQRNSWIG from the coding sequence TTGGGGCAACCGGTATTACATCAATCACTGGATAAAATGAAAGAATGTGTTGAGTTCATGAACCGGGAAGAGGTTGATTTTCTTGTGGAACTGGGAGATTTTGTGAATGGGGCTGAAGAAGAAACCCTTGGGCACCTGCATGAAATTGAAAATCTCTATTCCACCTTCAGAGGTCCACGCTACCACGTACTCGGCAATCACGATTTGGACAGCTTGTCAAAAATGCAGTTTCAATCGGTAATAAGCAATACTGGTCTCGAAGAGAGTGCCACGTGGTACTCGTTTGACAGAGAGGTCTCCATGTGGTGGTGCTGGATGCAAATTTTACGTCCGATGGTGACGACTATGATTCCGGAAACTTCCACTGGGCCGATGCGAATATACCAAAGGAACAGTTGGATTGGCTAG
- a CDS encoding addiction module protein, translated as MQTSIDIEKLSKEEKLQLMHRLWENLVKDEKQIKSP; from the coding sequence ATGCAAACATCTATCGACATAGAAAAACTCTCCAAAGAAGAAAAATTACAGCTCATGCACAGACTCTGGGAAAACCTGGTAAAAGATGAGAAACAGATCAAATCGCCCTGA
- a CDS encoding alpha-L-rhamnosidase C-terminal domain-containing protein — MRMFFQLPLKKNGFEISSLSILFLSFCTLFISCTNSEKINLQAPKGLIIELLRVPEEAVITDPQPEFGWIVNDSRRGAMQSAWQILVSSDKERIQNDQGDMWNSGKTDSDQSTDISYAGKPLEPNTVYWWKVRTWDQHGEVSAYSTPQKFNTGDFNNEERSWPGESHWVQLDVNGETKHVFENRHPIRYHEVKPVSVVRNSAGNHFIRFEKAAFGALKLTLDAPENADTLIVHLGEDDTSENMVNKNPGGSITYNQVKVALKPGKSEYIVEIPRFVSNYPNSQVLADHMPEVTAFRYAEIEGWEGDLQPDQIRQLALLYHFDDEASYFQSSDDNLNQIWELSKHTLKVTPFMGVYIDGGARERMPYEADAYVQQISHYSVDREFAIQRYTTNFLIFNPSWPTEWHLHIVLMAWADYMATGNSEFLEKYYDELKKKTLLALAREDGLISTRTGLVTNEFLESIHYQGDSIRDIVDWPQGTPANETELRSGHGSVSLAGETDRYIFSDINTVVNAFHYRNLVLMAKIAGVLDKTEDEQFFNERSELVKKSMNEKLLDEETGLYRDGEGVDHHAFHASMFPVAFGIAPEENYPQIRDFLISKGMASSPYGAPYLFDALYELGAEDYAFELLTSETDRSWMNMIRFGTTITSEAWDLKYKQNMTWNHAWGASPAYIITRGIFGIQALEPAYKTVLIKPQPGELQSAEIKSPTIRGPIHAKFNSEPEGVFSMELVIPANTNARVMLPKPDKEDFTLQLNGDEVSYTIEEESVLIDDLEAGKYRLELQ, encoded by the coding sequence ATGAGAATGTTTTTTCAGCTTCCTTTAAAAAAGAATGGTTTTGAAATCTCCAGTCTTTCTATACTTTTTCTGAGTTTTTGCACACTTTTTATCTCTTGCACAAATTCAGAAAAAATAAATCTACAGGCTCCAAAAGGTTTAATAATCGAGTTATTGCGGGTTCCGGAAGAAGCTGTTATTACAGATCCTCAACCTGAATTTGGATGGATTGTGAATGACTCCCGCCGCGGAGCCATGCAGTCTGCCTGGCAAATATTGGTCAGTTCTGATAAAGAACGTATTCAGAATGATCAGGGAGATATGTGGAATTCAGGAAAAACCGACTCAGATCAGTCAACGGATATTTCCTATGCCGGTAAACCACTGGAGCCTAATACTGTCTATTGGTGGAAGGTACGTACATGGGATCAACATGGGGAGGTGAGCGCCTACAGCACCCCGCAAAAATTTAATACCGGTGATTTTAATAATGAAGAGAGAAGCTGGCCTGGTGAAAGCCACTGGGTGCAGCTGGATGTAAATGGTGAAACAAAACATGTCTTTGAAAACAGACACCCGATACGGTACCATGAGGTAAAACCGGTTTCAGTAGTCAGGAATTCTGCCGGCAATCACTTTATCCGATTTGAAAAGGCAGCTTTCGGAGCGCTTAAACTAACACTTGATGCTCCTGAAAATGCTGACACGCTTATTGTCCATTTAGGCGAAGATGATACTTCGGAAAATATGGTTAATAAGAATCCGGGCGGTTCAATTACCTATAATCAGGTGAAAGTTGCTCTTAAACCTGGTAAATCCGAATATATTGTTGAGATTCCCAGGTTTGTTTCAAACTATCCCAACAGCCAGGTACTCGCTGATCACATGCCAGAAGTAACCGCCTTTCGTTATGCAGAGATAGAAGGCTGGGAAGGTGATTTGCAGCCTGACCAGATACGCCAGCTTGCTTTGCTTTACCATTTTGATGATGAGGCATCTTATTTTCAATCATCAGACGATAATCTGAATCAGATTTGGGAACTTAGCAAGCATACGCTTAAAGTAACGCCTTTTATGGGTGTATATATTGATGGCGGTGCCAGGGAACGGATGCCCTATGAAGCTGATGCTTATGTTCAGCAGATCAGTCATTATAGCGTAGACCGTGAATTTGCCATACAGCGTTATACTACAAACTTTTTGATCTTTAATCCAAGCTGGCCTACGGAATGGCATCTGCATATTGTTCTCATGGCCTGGGCTGATTATATGGCAACCGGTAACTCTGAATTTCTTGAGAAATATTATGATGAGCTTAAAAAGAAAACACTGCTCGCCCTTGCCAGGGAAGACGGGCTTATAAGCACCCGCACAGGCCTTGTTACGAACGAATTTCTGGAGAGTATTCACTACCAGGGCGATAGTATCAGGGACATTGTGGATTGGCCGCAGGGAACGCCCGCTAACGAGACTGAACTCCGAAGTGGTCATGGCAGTGTCTCGTTAGCCGGAGAAACAGATCGTTATATTTTTTCTGATATCAATACCGTGGTAAATGCTTTTCACTATCGCAACCTGGTATTAATGGCAAAAATTGCCGGAGTACTTGATAAAACTGAAGATGAACAATTTTTCAATGAAAGGTCTGAACTTGTTAAGAAATCCATGAACGAAAAACTGCTGGATGAAGAAACCGGTTTGTACAGAGATGGCGAGGGAGTAGATCATCATGCGTTTCATGCCAGTATGTTTCCCGTGGCTTTTGGTATTGCTCCGGAGGAGAATTATCCTCAAATACGTGATTTTTTAATCTCTAAAGGCATGGCAAGCAGTCCATACGGAGCTCCCTATTTGTTTGACGCTCTCTACGAACTGGGGGCTGAAGATTATGCGTTCGAACTTCTGACCTCAGAGACGGACCGAAGCTGGATGAATATGATCCGGTTTGGTACCACGATCACTTCTGAAGCCTGGGACCTCAAATACAAACAGAACATGACCTGGAATCATGCCTGGGGTGCCTCTCCGGCATACATAATCACACGCGGGATATTTGGGATTCAAGCCCTTGAACCTGCTTACAAGACCGTACTCATAAAACCTCAACCGGGAGAATTGCAGAGTGCCGAAATAAAAAGTCCCACAATCAGAGGCCCTATTCATGCCAAATTCAACAGTGAACCGGAGGGAGTATTTAGTATGGAACTTGTCATTCCTGCCAATACCAATGCCAGGGTAATGCTGCCCAAGCCCGATAAAGAAGATTTTACTTTACAATTAAATGGAGATGAAGTCTCTTATACTATTGAAGAAGAGTCAGTTTTAATTGATGATTTGGAAGCGGGTAAGTACCGGCTGGAACTTCAATAA
- a CDS encoding sulfatase-like hydrolase/transferase: MMKYIHVLIILLVFNSLSLGQAQFLEIRDEAVSINDPLSADIQMNSLDTISDEDVISNGVQQSTDNQNTRPNILVVYVDDLDQRTFGFMDNPIIQTPNIDRLAGEGVVFKNAFVTTATCITSRGNFMTGRYAANTGIYFDGFDGLSPEQVEMIYPRILHEAGYHTGYVGKWHLKSIPEGVFDDDQKILGTRTFLG, from the coding sequence ATGATGAAATATATACATGTGCTAATTATTCTATTGGTTTTTAATAGTTTAAGCCTGGGCCAGGCTCAATTTTTGGAAATAAGGGACGAAGCTGTCAGTATAAATGATCCTCTATCGGCAGATATCCAAATGAACAGTTTGGATACTATTAGTGATGAAGATGTTATCTCAAATGGAGTTCAGCAAAGCACTGATAACCAGAATACGCGACCGAACATACTTGTAGTATATGTTGATGACCTTGATCAGCGAACATTCGGTTTTATGGATAACCCGATCATTCAAACACCCAATATAGATCGTCTTGCCGGGGAAGGTGTTGTATTTAAGAATGCTTTTGTGACAACGGCTACTTGTATTACCAGCCGTGGAAATTTTATGACAGGCCGTTATGCAGCAAATACCGGTATTTATTTTGACGGATTTGACGGGTTAAGCCCCGAGCAGGTAGAGATGATCTATCCCAGGATTCTTCATGAAGCGGGATATCACACAGGATATGTTGGTAAGTGGCACCTCAAATCGATTCCAGAAGGAGTGTTTGACGATGATCAAAAGATACTTGGGACAAGGACGTTTTTGGGATGA
- a CDS encoding sulfatase-like hydrolase/transferase, with protein sequence MIKRYLGQGRFWDEEEWPGEGEHLTDRLGNQAVDMIRRAPDDKPFAITVGFKAPHVQDGFHPVEPYPASPSTAVLYELDEIPAPYLSDPEFFNSQPELIRESLGRVRWDYRLGPPESLNFQRSVRRYYRMVTGVDQQLGKMMDALREANRLDNTIIVFTSDHGMYLGERGLAGKWLGHDTSIRIPLIVYDPRLPDSEKGTQREPMVLTIDFHPTILEWAGFVCG encoded by the coding sequence ATGATCAAAAGATACTTGGGACAAGGACGTTTTTGGGATGAAGAGGAATGGCCTGGGGAAGGAGAACATCTCACCGACCGTCTGGGTAATCAGGCAGTTGACATGATTCGAAGAGCTCCTGATGACAAACCGTTTGCAATTACAGTGGGCTTTAAGGCACCTCACGTTCAGGACGGTTTTCATCCTGTTGAGCCTTATCCTGCTTCTCCTTCAACAGCCGTACTCTATGAGCTCGATGAAATACCTGCACCATATCTTTCGGATCCCGAATTTTTTAACAGTCAACCCGAACTTATCCGGGAGTCGCTTGGACGGGTACGCTGGGACTATCGGCTCGGCCCACCGGAATCACTTAATTTTCAGAGATCAGTTCGCCGGTATTACCGGATGGTAACCGGAGTGGATCAACAGCTTGGCAAGATGATGGATGCCCTGCGAGAAGCGAACCGTTTAGACAACACAATTATTGTTTTTACATCAGATCATGGTATGTATTTGGGAGAACGCGGTCTGGCGGGTAAATGGCTTGGCCACGATACATCCATTCGGATTCCGTTAATTGTTTATGATCCAAGACTCCCTGATTCTGAAAAAGGCACGCAACGAGAGCCTATGGTTTTAACGATTGATTTTCATCCAACAATTCTCGAATGGGCCGGGTTTGTCTGCGGATGA
- a CDS encoding DUF4976 domain-containing protein, with protein MSADDGVQGRSYAPILNGTTPSDWRTEFFYEHHSFADRIPRNEGIRTERYKYLNFLDSDPLYEELYDLETDPHEEINLAGDPKYAELLQEMRAKWEQWREDVRSD; from the coding sequence TTGTCTGCGGATGATGGTGTTCAGGGCAGATCATATGCACCAATTCTGAATGGAACGACCCCGAGCGATTGGCGAACTGAATTCTTCTACGAGCATCACAGCTTTGCTGATCGTATTCCGCGTAATGAAGGTATTCGTACAGAACGTTATAAATACCTGAATTTCCTGGACAGCGATCCGCTCTATGAAGAACTTTACGATCTGGAAACCGACCCACATGAAGAAATCAATCTGGCTGGTGATCCGAAGTATGCCGAATTGCTGCAGGAAATGCGTGCAAAGTGGGAGCAGTGGAGAGAAGATGTTCGTAGTGATTAA
- a CDS encoding glycosyl hydrolase — protein MKHTYFKFIVLISLLYFSISCSDTSRLESDLSRTLNSDVTRFAPSANLEEDFQNPPDYARTRAYWWWLEGNISREGILRDLTEMNKVGIKGAMIFDAGSSSYESWNVTRSEPGPVFMSEEWRELFVYACEVADSLDMEISLNMGSGWNSGGPWVTPEFASKKIVWSETRVSGPETIQKQLPLPEGLLHTYYYFYRGEYYWEPVTVLALKLTSDADDVEPLENFDLKAVHSIRFPYTENGLGYDWDVVLNDGKSNENDHHTTYSDIVDISDKVDAEGNIDWEVPEGEWSIIRFVSTGTGTRVSTHSPGGGGLAIDYMSSEAMELHYDNIAAPLIKELDERGINSLKYLHDDSWELGAANWTGTFPEEFEKMHGYSIYKYLPVLTGKIIDSREVSNRFLYDFRRTIADLIWKNHYSKFADLSRADGLAIHSEAGGPHPAPIDGLKNLGQNIIPMGEFWIRAETHRVEPHRRMYVKQAASAAHIYGKRFVSAEGPTSIGPHWEEDFFYMKPTLDRVFAEGLNRFVIHTLTHSPENEGKPGNEYFAGTHFNPNVTWWDQSKSFLDWTSRISFMLSQGLFTADVVFYYGDNVPNQVPLKHIRPGLGEGYDYDVTNTEVIMKRMSVQDGKIMLPDGMSYHVLVLPEREAIPVEVLEKIRELVHDGATVIGPRPETSVGLKDVEYTNQRVQEIASELWGAIDGETITENNYGKGKIVWGKSVRDVLLEKEITPDFEYRSNREYARESGNPPHHINIDYIHRSTESAEIYYIVNRNGQPDFLNATFRVAGKTPELWYPETGKIVDQKIFTSNGQHTSMPLFLNPYGSVMVVFRKPVDERHITSVEMDGQEIFPELPEDSFDESPFMMNDDGNLLFTKKATFETTWSDGEKREYNITNSVSEQNIDGEWQVEFDPEWGGPEKILFEDLILWNEHDDPGIKYYSGSAVYKKDINLTKDQLENNSVYLDLGEMYNMAEVTINGEFTGVWWMKPFKNEVTRFLKEGKNSLEIKVVNLWPNRIIGDQLLPEEKRFTKTNVIKFTEDDPLLPSGLAGPVTLSFYPELN, from the coding sequence ATGAAACACACCTATTTCAAATTCATTGTTCTTATATCTCTTCTATACTTCTCTATAAGTTGTTCAGACACAAGCAGGCTGGAAAGTGATCTGAGCCGCACACTGAATAGTGATGTTACACGGTTTGCACCATCAGCAAATCTTGAAGAAGATTTTCAGAACCCTCCTGATTATGCAAGAACACGGGCCTATTGGTGGTGGCTGGAAGGCAATATTTCCAGGGAAGGTATTCTTCGTGATCTTACTGAAATGAATAAAGTTGGCATAAAGGGGGCGATGATTTTTGATGCGGGTTCTTCAAGCTATGAGAGCTGGAATGTAACCCGAAGTGAACCCGGGCCTGTTTTTATGAGTGAGGAGTGGCGCGAGTTATTTGTTTATGCCTGTGAGGTAGCTGACAGCCTGGATATGGAAATTAGTTTAAATATGGGCAGCGGCTGGAATTCCGGCGGCCCCTGGGTTACTCCTGAATTTGCATCTAAAAAAATTGTTTGGAGTGAAACGCGGGTTTCCGGCCCCGAAACGATTCAGAAACAGTTGCCTTTGCCTGAGGGACTGCTGCATACCTACTATTATTTTTACAGGGGTGAATATTACTGGGAGCCTGTCACCGTTCTGGCGCTCAAATTAACCTCTGATGCAGATGATGTAGAGCCACTTGAGAATTTTGACCTGAAAGCCGTTCATTCAATACGATTTCCGTACACAGAAAATGGTTTAGGGTATGATTGGGATGTCGTGCTCAATGATGGAAAATCAAATGAGAATGATCATCATACCACCTATAGCGATATTGTAGATATCAGCGACAAAGTGGATGCCGAGGGGAATATAGATTGGGAAGTTCCGGAAGGAGAGTGGTCGATTATTCGTTTTGTATCCACAGGTACCGGCACTCGTGTTTCAACGCATAGTCCGGGCGGAGGAGGTCTTGCAATTGACTATATGAGCAGTGAGGCGATGGAGTTACACTACGACAATATTGCAGCTCCGTTAATAAAGGAGCTTGATGAAAGGGGAATCAACAGCCTGAAATATTTGCACGATGATAGCTGGGAACTGGGCGCCGCTAACTGGACGGGTACTTTTCCCGAAGAATTTGAAAAGATGCACGGGTACTCAATCTATAAATATTTACCTGTTTTAACGGGAAAGATTATTGACAGCCGTGAGGTTTCGAACCGGTTTTTATATGACTTCCGTCGTACGATTGCCGATCTGATATGGAAAAATCATTATTCCAAGTTTGCAGATTTGAGCCGTGCGGATGGTTTGGCTATTCATTCCGAGGCAGGAGGGCCTCATCCTGCACCCATCGACGGCCTGAAGAACTTAGGACAAAACATTATTCCGATGGGGGAATTCTGGATACGGGCTGAAACCCATCGTGTGGAACCTCACCGGCGCATGTATGTGAAACAGGCGGCCTCAGCTGCACACATTTACGGAAAGCGGTTTGTATCTGCTGAAGGCCCTACAAGTATCGGGCCGCATTGGGAAGAGGACTTTTTTTACATGAAGCCCACGCTGGACCGCGTTTTTGCCGAAGGCCTGAACCGATTTGTCATTCATACGTTGACGCACTCGCCTGAAAATGAAGGAAAGCCCGGCAATGAATATTTTGCAGGTACTCATTTTAACCCAAATGTTACCTGGTGGGATCAAAGCAAATCTTTTCTGGACTGGACAAGCCGGATCTCCTTTATGCTTTCTCAGGGGCTTTTCACGGCCGATGTTGTTTTTTATTATGGTGATAACGTACCGAATCAGGTTCCGCTGAAACATATCCGGCCCGGCCTGGGTGAAGGGTATGATTATGACGTGACCAATACGGAAGTGATTATGAAACGAATGTCCGTTCAGGATGGGAAAATCATGTTACCGGATGGTATGAGTTATCACGTTCTTGTACTACCTGAGCGTGAAGCTATTCCCGTAGAGGTTTTGGAAAAGATCAGAGAATTGGTACATGATGGCGCTACAGTCATCGGCCCCAGGCCGGAAACTTCGGTAGGATTGAAAGACGTAGAATATACCAACCAAAGAGTGCAGGAAATTGCATCCGAGTTATGGGGAGCAATAGATGGTGAAACGATCACGGAAAATAACTACGGCAAAGGTAAAATTGTATGGGGTAAGAGTGTTCGCGACGTTCTTCTGGAAAAAGAGATTACTCCTGATTTTGAGTACAGAAGTAATCGTGAATATGCCAGGGAGAGTGGGAATCCGCCGCACCATATAAACATCGACTATATTCACCGCAGCACGGAGTCAGCCGAGATCTATTACATTGTAAACCGTAACGGCCAGCCTGATTTTCTCAATGCAACGTTTCGGGTCGCCGGAAAAACACCCGAATTGTGGTATCCTGAAACCGGCAAGATCGTCGATCAAAAAATATTTACTTCAAATGGCCAACATACCTCAATGCCGCTGTTTCTGAATCCTTACGGCTCGGTGATGGTCGTATTTCGAAAACCTGTGGATGAACGGCATATCACTTCTGTAGAAATGGATGGGCAAGAAATTTTTCCTGAATTGCCGGAAGATAGTTTTGATGAATCGCCGTTTATGATGAATGATGACGGCAATCTTTTATTTACAAAAAAGGCAACTTTTGAGACCACTTGGTCTGACGGGGAGAAGCGTGAATACAATATTACAAATTCAGTAAGTGAACAGAACATTGATGGAGAGTGGCAGGTGGAGTTCGACCCAGAATGGGGAGGCCCGGAGAAGATTCTGTTTGAAGATTTGATACTATGGAATGAGCATGATGACCCCGGAATTAAATATTATTCCGGATCTGCGGTTTATAAGAAAGATATCAACCTTACAAAAGATCAACTGGAGAATAATAGTGTATATCTTGATTTAGGTGAGATGTATAATATGGCTGAGGTGACGATAAATGGGGAATTCACAGGCGTATGGTGGATGAAGCCTTTCAAAAATGAAGTAACCCGTTTTTTGAAAGAAGGGAAAAATTCATTGGAGATTAAGGTAGTCAATCTATGGCCAAACAGGATTATTGGTGATCAGTTACTTCCTGAAGAAAAGCGTTTTACCAAGACGAACGTCATTAAGTTTACAGAAGATGATCCGCTGCTCCCTTCAGGATTGGCCGGGCCGGTCACTCTTTCTTTTTATCCTGAACTGAATTAG
- the rhaT gene encoding L-rhamnose/proton symporter RhaT codes for MNVILGIFLHAVGGFAAGSFYLPLKKIKEWAWESYWLINGFISWIIMPWLVAFLTVPGLLSLYAEVSFLQIFWPYFYGVLWGIGGLTFGLTMRYLGLSLGYALALGLTAMFGTIIPPIYFGEFFELLVLRSGLVTLAGIMITLMGIALTGWAGFRKDNEVSEQEKRIGVKEFDLKKGIWVAVMAGIMSACMAFGIQAGKPIADIAMANGTIPLFQNSPVFIVIFLGGFTSNFIWCVYLNIKNGTSSNYFDRSTPMLINYIFASLAGITWYLQFMFYGMGTSQMGDYEFASWSIHFAFVIFFSNMWGLVTREWKGVSKKTMRLIYLGLLVLVLSACIIGYGNYLSSFE; via the coding sequence ATGAATGTTATTTTAGGAATTTTTCTTCACGCTGTGGGTGGTTTTGCAGCCGGTAGTTTTTATTTGCCCCTAAAGAAAATTAAAGAATGGGCCTGGGAGAGTTATTGGCTGATCAACGGCTTTATCTCCTGGATTATCATGCCGTGGCTTGTTGCATTTCTTACGGTTCCGGGGCTTCTGTCTTTGTATGCAGAGGTATCATTCCTGCAAATTTTTTGGCCCTATTTTTATGGTGTGTTATGGGGAATCGGAGGGCTGACATTTGGCCTTACGATGCGCTATTTGGGACTCTCATTGGGCTATGCTTTGGCATTGGGATTAACTGCCATGTTTGGCACCATCATTCCACCCATCTATTTTGGAGAGTTTTTTGAGCTTCTGGTACTCCGGTCGGGTCTGGTAACATTGGCTGGAATTATGATAACACTGATGGGAATTGCTCTGACAGGCTGGGCTGGTTTCAGGAAGGACAATGAAGTTTCTGAACAAGAGAAACGTATTGGGGTGAAAGAATTTGATTTAAAAAAGGGAATCTGGGTTGCGGTTATGGCAGGCATCATGAGCGCCTGTATGGCCTTTGGAATTCAGGCCGGAAAGCCAATTGCAGATATCGCTATGGCAAACGGAACCATCCCGCTCTTTCAAAATTCGCCTGTCTTTATTGTGATTTTTCTGGGAGGGTTTACGTCAAATTTTATTTGGTGCGTCTATCTGAATATTAAAAATGGGACTTCATCAAATTATTTCGACAGGAGTACCCCTATGTTAATCAATTATATTTTCGCATCTCTGGCAGGTATTACCTGGTATCTGCAGTTTATGTTCTACGGAATGGGAACGTCACAAATGGGGGATTATGAATTTGCAAGCTGGAGTATTCACTTCGCTTTTGTCATCTTTTTTAGCAACATGTGGGGCTTGGTAACGCGGGAATGGAAAGGAGTAAGCAAAAAAACCATGAGATTAATCTATCTGGGATTACTTGTTCTTGTTCTCTCAGCCTGTATTATAGGATATGGAAATTATCTGTCAAGTTTTGAATGA